From the genome of Solanum pennellii chromosome 6, SPENNV200:
gcacttttatccaaacgcataactgcttattttaaaaataaatttcagcactttcaaaagtatttttttaaagctgcttttattaagcccatccaaacgggcccttagaatactagatttagtagtagtagaagaagtccaaaaattctattcttaaaatgagagaaatccctcaatttatagaaaacaaagagtagtgcgaaaatgttcttattgtgccttatcggaaaggtcacaacacAAAAAGGtcgtaacttttcataaaaatcgcaacctttcataaaagtcacaactcttcattttttccattaacaccttttaaaacccaactCTATANNNNNNNNNNNNNNNNNNNNNNNNNNNNNNNNNNNNNNNNNNNNNNNNNNNNNNNNNNNNNNNNNNNNNNNNNNNNNNNNNNNNNNNNNNNNNNNNNNNNNNNNNNNNNNNNNNNNNNNNNNNNNNNNNNNNNNNNNNNNNNNNNNNNNNNNNNNNNNNNNNNNNNNNNNNNNNNNNNNNNNNNNNNNNNNNNNNNNNNNNNNNNNNNNNNNNNNNNNNNNNNNNNNNNNNNNNNNNNNNNNNNNNNNNNNNNNNNNNNNNNNNNNNNNNNNNNNNNNNNNNNNNNNNNNNNNNNNNNNNNNNNNNNNNNNNNNNNNNNNNNNNNTAGCGCCGGCTCTTGCCTATAACTTTTTACGTCACTGCCTTAGGCCTCACAATTTTTGGGGCctcaaatttatataaaataaaaaatcatgtataaacttttcatgaaaaagaataaattatacataataaaaagaataaatatgtattttctttgCTAAcacttgaattttttaaattttgtaaaactcCTTATGCACTctatttattgaaatatttgataattaaagTAATATTCTgtcaaaattatgaatcaatagctgaaaagtattgaaaaaagtaaattacaaatatttttttatttctttataatttttatattaaagtagGATATCAAATTATCAACTTTTTGAATCAGATTCTATAATTTCAtctcttatctttatttaaaatttattattttattatttatagaacTATATTTTCGATTCATATGATAATTTTCTcattaaaatgatgttttcaatgttgaattgataaaatcttgcttaaaaaataatattttaaaaaagtatttgaaaaatcacttatgaaaaatatattaagtaataatttacatctaaaaattttataaaataaataaatacaaataatattttaaaaatatttaagccTCTAATTAAAGTTTAGCTTTAGGCCTCGATTTATGTTGAGTCGTCACTGATATatataaagaagaaattaaacTATTCTTCCCTGTTCTCTAACCTAATTAGATCTTTGTTGACACATCACGGAACTTTCttataattattgttaatttttcGCAATATATAGATTCCGATTAGGAGAAAAGAAAACAAGTTAAGTAGTCATGGACGAAGAAGATTGTATTTGGGCCAGGAAAATAAATAGGGgaaatttcatatatggcaaactgaatttatgaaataatattatatggatttagtttacataattacattttatgggtatagtttagtttgttatgtagctttttattttgtataaaatattttttaaaaaaatttgtactATATTTTACTTTTCCATTAAATAGTAACAATAGCCCTAAATATGGTAACAAGCATTTACATAATCCATAATTTAAGCTAAACATTCAAGatcaaatattttctcaaaatagaATTTTATTGCGACTGAAAATTCATACAAACTTGTTTCAGGGAAACTAAACTTTTTAATGTATACAAAGTTTATATATGAATGTAAATATATTGAATACGAATTGTTTAATTTGTACCAAATTGTAaagtaattattatatacatatacaattaaaatatgaatacagTACTTGTATACACACAAATCCCTCAAGTagttttgtatataataatataaaatacaaaaagattgtgattaaaacaaattattatacAAATAGTTGTACcagatttttaaaagtaattacttatatacatatgtaactagttgaatataaaaaaattgtatatgtataaacaaactttatagatgaaaaatacaatgaatatagaaatatacaaaaaaaaaatggtatatgtataaacaaatttatatacgaatgtaaataaaaaaaatataagttgtttgatttgtattaaattaattattatatacatatataagtaattgtatatgtataaataaaaatatgaatatagtaCTTGTATATACATAAATCTCTCAAGcagttttatatataataacgtaaaaaaaattgtgatttaaaataaatcattatacaaataattttataattttaaaaaagtaattacttatatacatatataactagttgaatatacaaaaaacttaaaatatgtatataacaATACAAAATACCTGATCagttttgtatataataattcaGTGTACAAACAACTATATACATAACATTGAATTGGGTAATTCTTGCACATTGGGATGAATCTTCCATTCTAATTTTGAACAACTTGTAATCtaataagaaagaaagatttaaaaaaaaaagaatgaaaaactaagaagcataatacatatacaattgctgatgaagaaaaaaaataaaaaaaagattcatGGGTTACTTGCGAAAAATGAGAGCAAGACGGAAGGAAGAACGTGAAAtctatgaaatttgaaattcaaaatagagTGGAAGAGTGATTTTAGGAGAAAGAGATGTAATGAGGATAGGAGagataaaatcaattttgtataaaattatacataaatagGTGGTGGATTCCATTAATTATGACAAAAAATGAAACTATTATTATTGagtgtaaataaattaaactatacccttATTAATTGATTACTTAGTATAGTTTGTCATCCCATGTAATTTTCCCAAAATACATAATGCTACTCCCACGGTTGCTTTTTACTTGTCACAATGCGCTTTACAagggttaatttaattaatttttagagctaattaattatattagaatATTGTACTTCATTAGAATTGGTAAGGTAAGGTATAACCCCTCTTGCTTTTACTTATCTCTGTTGAGGttttcttttcattatattaataataaaagatcGCTAGACATTGTCTAGTGATAAAAAACTagaataattcaatatatttgGATATTCACAAGCAATATGAAGATACTATAAGTCACAATCTTTTTATATTAAGATGACCATAAAAATGTAtcataaaatattgataaaaatttatatagtttgacTAGAGAGGTAaaatgtgaaaaagaaagaggaaCGGAAGGAGTACATGATCTTAACAAATTTGCcaactaaagaatataaaggATGTTGAACTGGCAGTTTTAGCTTAATGATGAACATGTCTGCACTCTTGCATGAATAGGTCAACATAAAGTGTGTgattaattttaacaattagTTCTAGCTACTTGTTTAGACCTAATTAATGTTGTTATCCTGCGATAGACACATGTTTGCACACGCTGTTATTCATGTTGATGAGTTGCAGATAAGCATATATATTAATGCTCGTTTAACTATTGATTAAGgctaaaaaattcaaaatgaaaaaaaaaatatagtcaGCAAAAGACTTATAAGGAGCAACACAAATAGCTAGCGAGAATTCATGTAGACAAACTCCAATTTCCTGGAGATTGAGGCTTACTTATTGTATCGATCCGTAGATAACTGGATGAAAACTTGTCAAATGACGGAAATGAAGCCCATCATTTGCTCATTATCCTGCTAATATCATGAGGAGCTGATTTAaagatgaaattatatttgCTTAATTAAGGTTCATTTCATAATCCAATGTCATTGATTAGGATTGACAGCATTTAAATGGACAATGAGTAAATCTGATCCGAGTGAAACGTGGACCAGGAGCCCAAACCGGGATGGATCTGACTCAAATATCAATGTTCAACCCCAACAGCTAACTCGTGAGTCTACTATAACACGATTAAATCTCTGGATCAAAAAGCATAGCCTGCTAATGTCTGCTTATTATTTCAGATATTGGAAAAATATTATAGTGTATACTCTACAATCTATATATCAAATAGCACTAAATCAAAACCTATGCTTCGAGTGATTTTCCATGTGGAGATCTGACCCTGAATACATGTTCTTCCCCTGTACATTGATCCACTTTAACGATCCAACGACTCTTTTTCTCCGAAACGCCTAAATCACTGCCTTTTCGTGTCATTCTAGTCATCCATAAACCACCTTCTCCTATGGGTAACAAATGCGCATTAAAGCTTGCACATCTCCACGATCCCATTTGCAACGCGTTGTACCCTAAAACAAAGGCATTACTTCCCCCAATTCCTCGTGCTGTTTTAAAAATACGTTCAAAGTTGTTAATGTTGCAATCAATTACTACACAATCTGCTCTTCTATAATCGTTTACTAGTAGAGTTTTGGCATCTCCAATTACAAATTCAACGTGCATAGCGTTATGTTGTAGAAATTCAATGGATGGATTTAATTTATCGAATTCACGGAGAATGCAAACGACTCTACCACCAGTTTGCTGAGCTGCAGCCACAAGGGCTAGTGTGGTGGAATCGGCTGCACCAGCACACGCCACGACCATCAGTTGTGCATTGTTTCCAGCAACAAGTGCTGAGATGAATTCTGATACATCTGGCTCTTTAGCACTCTTTCcctgaaatatataaaaaaaaatgagaaacaataaaatattggaattttgttgattcaattgtaGAGAACAAATTGTGAAATCATAACTAACCATTTTTATTGCTTTGAGATAGGCTTTGGTTGCACTTTCAGGTGACCAGCATGCCATTTTCTTTTCTCCctctattttttcttctttcaaattGGATCGACTCTTCAAGTTTGAAGACGGCAATATATAGCATTGGAATGGCGGTAGTTGTGACCTATAGATGGATCTACTCTGTTTCATATTACTTTGTCACTTTTTCCCCTTctataaatattagaaaaaaagaataCTTTTTAACAATATTGACAATTAATATGCTATCTAagtgaaaaaagtaaaaaaaaaaacaattaatggAATTTTAAAATCGTGATGAAGTAATTTTCACTCGAATTGTGTACTAATTAAGTGGACGattaatttagtttaatttttttaagagggtgggaattttttttttgtagttgtcAAATTATTTGGCTCTTCGTTGTGGTGTTGTGAATCAGAGAgacaaatgaaaattttaatccTTCAATTAGGACTATTTGAACCAACTTGGAAAtatcaattagtattatttGTAGACAAAACTGATAGGAACCATGTTTATTAGTGATCCAACAAACAATCGTTGTATTAATCCAGATTCGAGTTTAGTAcaacttgaattaattaattatccaaCTGACTGTCCCTTTTGGTCTTTTGGTGTACGGTAcataatctttcaataaattAAGGATTTACGTAACTTATAGAATATTTTAACTTCTTGTGACAGTAAACTAATCTGGCTTTtctaaatccttaatttaaatTATCGTTCATACACAATGCATACTAGATCTGATTAAGTTTAACTAATTATTTTGCCCTTTCTATTACCTGTTTTTATTTTAGTAGCAAGTCTTTCAGTAACATATTTTGATCCTTCTTTtcgttttaattttaaaaaaagtcta
Proteins encoded in this window:
- the LOC107022908 gene encoding uncharacterized protein LOC107022908 — translated: MACWSPESATKAYLKAIKMGKSAKEPDVSEFISALVAGNNAQLMVVACAGAADSTTLALVAAAQQTGGRVVCILREFDKLNPSIEFLQHNAMHVEFVIGDAKTLLVNDYRRADCVVIDCNINNFERIFKTARGIGGSNAFVLGYNALQMGSWRCASFNAHLLPIGEGGLWMTRMTRKGSDLGVSEKKSRWIVKVDQCTGEEHVFRVRSPHGKSLEA